One Vibrio taketomensis DNA window includes the following coding sequences:
- the fabD gene encoding ACP S-malonyltransferase, with amino-acid sequence MSKFAIVFPGQGSQAVGMLAELGEQYDVVKQTFAEASEALGYDLWALVQNGPVEDLNQTHRTQPALLASSVAIWRVWQELGLEQPANLAGHSLGEYSALVCAGVIDFKQAIKLVELRGQLMQEAVPAGTGAMYAIIGLDDDAIAKACEEAAQGDVVSPVNFNSPGQVVIAGSKEAVERAGALCKEAGAKRALPLPVSVPSHCALMKPAADKLAVALEEIEFNAPQLPVINNVDVAAETDPAKIKNALVRQLYSPVRWTESVQLMSEQGVEKLVEMGPGKVLTGLTKRIVKTLDAAAVNDVASLEAAK; translated from the coding sequence ATGAGCAAGTTTGCTATCGTATTTCCAGGTCAAGGTTCTCAAGCTGTTGGTATGCTTGCAGAGCTTGGCGAACAATATGACGTAGTTAAACAAACTTTTGCCGAGGCTTCTGAAGCGCTTGGTTACGATCTATGGGCACTAGTACAAAACGGTCCTGTAGAAGATCTAAACCAGACTCATCGTACTCAACCTGCACTTCTTGCTTCTTCTGTAGCGATTTGGCGTGTATGGCAAGAGCTTGGCCTTGAGCAACCTGCAAACCTAGCGGGTCACAGCCTAGGTGAATACTCAGCACTTGTATGTGCAGGTGTTATTGACTTCAAACAAGCGATCAAACTGGTTGAGCTACGTGGTCAGCTGATGCAAGAAGCGGTACCAGCAGGTACTGGTGCAATGTATGCGATTATCGGTCTTGATGATGACGCGATCGCAAAAGCATGTGAAGAAGCAGCACAAGGTGACGTGGTTTCTCCTGTAAACTTCAACTCTCCAGGCCAAGTTGTTATCGCTGGTAGCAAAGAAGCAGTAGAGCGCGCTGGCGCACTGTGTAAAGAAGCGGGGGCAAAACGTGCACTACCACTTCCTGTTTCTGTTCCGTCTCACTGTGCTCTAATGAAGCCTGCAGCAGACAAACTAGCAGTTGCACTAGAAGAAATCGAATTCAACGCGCCTCAGTTACCTGTTATCAACAACGTTGATGTAGCGGCAGAAACTGATCCTGCGAAAATCAAAAACGCACTTGTTCGTCAGCTATACAGCCCAGTTCGTTGGACTGAGAGCGTGCAGCTAATGAGCGAGCAAGGTGTAGAAAAACTAGTAGAAATGGGCCCAGGTAAAGTACTAACTGGCCTAACTAAACGTATCGTTAAAACGCTAGATGCAGCGGCTGTAAACGATGTTGCTTCTCTAGAAGCAGCAAAATAA
- a CDS encoding beta-ketoacyl-ACP synthase III, with protein sequence MFSKILGTGSYLPSQVRTNADLEKMVDTSDEWIVARTGIKERRIAAEDETVADMAYHASVNAIEMAGIDKNDIDMIIVATTSSSHTFPSSACQVQGMLGIKGCPAFDIAAACSGFVYALSIADQHIKTGMCKNVLVIGADALSKACDPTDRSTIILFGDAAGAVVVGASEEPGILSTHINADGAFGELLSLEVPERGKDADKWLYMAGNEVFKVAVTQLSKLVKDTLEANNMHKSELDWLVPHQANYRIISATAKKLSMSLDQVVLTLDRHGNTSAATVPTALDEAVRDGRIKRGQTLLLEAFGGGFTWGSALVKF encoded by the coding sequence ATGTTTAGCAAAATTTTAGGTACTGGCAGCTACTTGCCATCTCAAGTGCGTACTAACGCAGACTTAGAGAAAATGGTAGATACATCAGATGAGTGGATTGTTGCACGTACGGGCATCAAAGAGCGCCGCATCGCTGCTGAAGATGAGACTGTCGCGGATATGGCGTATCACGCGTCGGTAAACGCTATTGAAATGGCGGGTATTGATAAAAACGATATCGACATGATCATTGTGGCGACGACGAGCAGCAGTCATACGTTTCCGTCATCAGCTTGCCAAGTGCAAGGCATGCTTGGCATCAAAGGTTGCCCAGCATTTGATATCGCTGCGGCATGTTCTGGTTTTGTTTACGCACTATCTATCGCCGATCAACATATTAAAACTGGTATGTGTAAAAACGTGCTAGTAATTGGTGCCGATGCATTATCTAAAGCTTGTGACCCAACGGATCGTTCAACCATCATTCTATTTGGTGATGCAGCAGGCGCAGTGGTTGTTGGAGCAAGTGAAGAACCTGGTATTCTTTCAACGCATATTAATGCTGACGGTGCTTTTGGAGAGCTATTAAGCCTTGAAGTACCTGAGCGCGGTAAAGATGCGGATAAATGGTTGTACATGGCGGGTAATGAAGTGTTTAAAGTAGCGGTCACTCAGCTTTCTAAGCTAGTGAAAGATACACTTGAAGCCAACAACATGCACAAATCAGAACTTGATTGGTTAGTGCCGCATCAAGCAAATTACCGCATCATTTCTGCGACAGCGAAAAAACTATCAATGTCTTTAGACCAAGTGGTTCTGACGCTTGATCGTCACGGTAACACGTCTGCAGCGACAGTACCTACTGCGCTTGATGAAGCAGTACGTGATGGCCGTATCAAGCGTGGTCAAACACTACTACTTGAAGCATTTGGTGGCGGTTTCACTTGGGGCTCTGCGCTAGTTAAGTTCTAA
- the acpP gene encoding acyl carrier protein yields the protein MSNIEERVKKIIVEQLGVDEAEVKNEASFVDDLGADSLDTVELVMALEEEFDTEIPDEEAEKITTVQAAIDYVNSAQ from the coding sequence ATGAGCAACATCGAAGAACGCGTAAAGAAAATCATTGTTGAACAGCTAGGTGTAGACGAAGCAGAAGTTAAAAACGAAGCTTCATTTGTTGACGATCTAGGTGCTGATTCTCTAGACACTGTTGAACTAGTAATGGCTCTAGAAGAAGAATTCGACACTGAGATTCCAGACGAAGAAGCTGAGAAGATCACTACTGTTCAAGCTGCTATCGACTACGTGAACAGCGCTCAGTAA
- the yceD gene encoding 23S rRNA accumulation protein YceD, translating to MQKVKIPRTVDPARAAQKRLDYEGIIQVSLFKRLEESVEGVKRDAQVSLSFGLDEQRLVVISGKANIEVDLECQRCNEVFAHQCEVEFTYTPYYSEKSEEDAPEEYDLVDLNEYGEIDLIQLVEDEFILNLPQVAMHDEADCSVDSDNMVFGELPEEVVEDKPNPFDVLKSLKK from the coding sequence ATGCAAAAGGTAAAAATACCGCGAACGGTTGATCCGGCACGAGCAGCTCAGAAACGACTAGATTATGAAGGTATCATTCAGGTCAGTCTTTTTAAGCGCTTAGAGGAATCGGTCGAAGGCGTTAAACGCGACGCTCAAGTGTCACTGTCATTTGGGTTAGATGAACAGCGACTCGTTGTTATCTCTGGTAAAGCTAACATCGAAGTTGATTTAGAGTGTCAACGCTGTAATGAGGTTTTCGCACATCAGTGCGAAGTTGAATTCACTTACACGCCGTATTACAGCGAGAAAAGTGAAGAAGACGCACCGGAAGAGTACGATTTGGTAGATCTAAACGAGTACGGTGAAATTGACCTAATACAGTTAGTTGAAGACGAGTTCATTCTAAACTTGCCTCAAGTGGCGATGCATGATGAAGCGGACTGTAGCGTTGATTCAGATAACATGGTGTTTGGTGAACTTCCAGAAGAGGTAGTGGAAGATAAACCGAATCCATTCGATGTTTTGAAAAGCTTGAAGAAGTAA
- the fabF gene encoding beta-ketoacyl-ACP synthase II, whose amino-acid sequence MSKRRVVVTGMGMLSPVGNTVESSWKALLEGQSGIVNIEHFDTTNFSTRFAGLVKDFNCEEYMSKKDARKMDLFIQYGIAAGIQALDDSGLQINEENAPRVGVAIGSGIGGLDLIEAGHAALTEKGPRKVSPFFVPSTIVNMVAGNLSIMRGLRGPNIAISTACTTGLHNIGHAARMIAYGDADAMVAGGAEKASTPLGMAGFGAAKALSTRNDEPQKASRPWDKDRDGFVLGDGAGVIVLEEYEHAKARGAKIYAELVGFGMSGDAYHMTSPSSDGSGGALAMEAAMRDAGIVGTQVGYVNAHGTSTPAGDVAEIKGIKRALGEEGSKQVKVSSTKSMTGHLLGAAGSAEAIITIMSLVDQIVPPTINLDNQEEGLDIDLVPHVAKKVDMEYAICNSFGFGGTNGSLVFKKM is encoded by the coding sequence GTGTCCAAGCGTCGTGTTGTTGTCACTGGCATGGGTATGTTGTCACCGGTAGGCAACACTGTTGAATCATCATGGAAGGCCCTGCTAGAAGGTCAAAGCGGTATCGTTAATATCGAACACTTTGATACAACTAATTTCTCTACTCGTTTTGCAGGTCTAGTCAAAGATTTTAACTGCGAAGAGTACATGTCTAAAAAAGATGCTCGCAAAATGGATCTATTTATCCAATACGGCATCGCAGCTGGTATCCAAGCTTTAGACGACTCAGGTTTACAAATTAACGAAGAAAACGCACCGCGTGTAGGTGTGGCTATCGGTTCTGGTATCGGTGGTCTTGACCTAATTGAAGCGGGCCATGCAGCTCTGACTGAAAAAGGTCCACGTAAAGTGAGCCCATTCTTCGTTCCATCAACCATCGTAAACATGGTTGCGGGTAACCTATCTATCATGCGTGGTCTACGTGGTCCTAACATCGCTATTTCAACAGCGTGTACAACAGGTCTTCACAACATCGGTCATGCTGCTCGTATGATCGCTTACGGCGATGCTGATGCTATGGTTGCTGGTGGTGCTGAAAAAGCATCAACGCCACTAGGTATGGCAGGTTTTGGTGCGGCTAAAGCGCTTTCAACTCGTAACGATGAGCCACAAAAAGCATCTCGTCCTTGGGATAAAGATCGTGACGGTTTCGTTCTTGGTGACGGTGCTGGTGTTATCGTGCTTGAAGAGTACGAACACGCGAAAGCTCGTGGCGCTAAGATTTACGCAGAGCTAGTTGGCTTTGGTATGTCTGGTGATGCTTACCACATGACTTCTCCAAGTTCAGATGGTTCAGGCGGTGCACTAGCGATGGAAGCAGCAATGCGTGACGCGGGTATCGTTGGTACTCAAGTGGGTTACGTAAACGCACACGGTACTTCAACTCCAGCTGGCGACGTTGCTGAAATCAAGGGCATCAAACGTGCACTTGGTGAAGAAGGTTCGAAGCAAGTGAAAGTATCTTCAACTAAATCAATGACTGGTCACCTACTAGGTGCAGCAGGTTCAGCTGAAGCAATCATCACTATCATGTCGCTAGTAGACCAAATCGTTCCACCAACGATTAACCTAGATAACCAAGAAGAAGGTTTAGATATCGATCTTGTTCCTCATGTTGCGAAGAAAGTCGACATGGAATACGCGATCTGTAACTCTTTTGGTTTCGGTGGTACGAACGGCTCTCTAGTCTTCAAAAAAATGTAA
- the rluC gene encoding 23S rRNA pseudouridine(955/2504/2580) synthase RluC has protein sequence MNEIRTQVQFVDIDADMAGQRIDNFLRNHLKSIPKSMVYRILRKGEVRVNKKRVKAEYKLQAGDVIRIPPVTVEQKTEEVAPSTKLNKVAELENMIIFEDEHMLILNKPSGTAVHGGSGLKFGAIEALRALRPQARFLELVHRIDRDTSGILLVAKKRSALRHLQAQFREKTVQKYYFALVMGEWKSSCKVVNAPLLKNEVNSIVRVNPNGKPSETRFKVLEKFADATLIQASPITGRTHQIRVHTQYAGHPIAWDDRYGDRRFDAYTGKVGLDRLFLHAANIKFVHPGTEEQMEINAPMGNKLEKVLVGLRKLANN, from the coding sequence ATGAATGAAATTAGAACCCAAGTCCAGTTTGTCGACATAGATGCCGATATGGCTGGCCAGCGTATTGATAACTTTCTACGCAACCATCTGAAAAGTATCCCAAAAAGTATGGTTTATCGTATTCTTCGTAAAGGCGAAGTACGAGTGAACAAAAAACGTGTCAAAGCAGAATACAAACTGCAAGCAGGTGATGTAATTCGCATTCCACCTGTGACCGTGGAGCAAAAAACAGAAGAAGTTGCGCCGAGCACCAAGTTAAACAAGGTCGCTGAACTTGAAAACATGATCATCTTTGAAGATGAACATATGTTGATCCTAAACAAACCGTCGGGTACCGCAGTACATGGTGGTAGCGGTTTAAAATTCGGTGCGATAGAAGCATTGCGTGCACTGCGCCCGCAAGCTCGTTTCCTTGAATTAGTCCATCGTATTGACCGCGATACGTCTGGTATTTTGCTTGTGGCGAAAAAGCGTTCAGCTCTGCGTCATTTGCAAGCTCAATTCCGTGAAAAGACGGTACAGAAGTATTATTTCGCTTTAGTGATGGGTGAGTGGAAATCAAGCTGTAAAGTGGTGAATGCACCACTTCTGAAAAATGAAGTCAATAGCATCGTTCGCGTGAATCCAAACGGTAAACCGTCAGAGACTCGTTTTAAGGTGCTAGAAAAATTTGCCGATGCAACTTTGATTCAAGCGAGTCCGATTACTGGGCGAACACACCAAATTCGTGTACACACTCAGTACGCTGGCCATCCGATTGCATGGGATGACCGCTATGGTGACCGTCGTTTTGATGCCTACACGGGTAAAGTTGGTCTTGACCGATTGTTCCTTCATGCGGCTAACATTAAGTTTGTTCACCCGGGTACGGAAGAGCAGATGGAAATCAATGCACCGATGGGCAACAAGCTTGAGAAAGTGCTAGTTGGTCTGAGAAAGCTTGCTAATAATTGA
- a CDS encoding Maf family protein, with protein sequence MTNYQLVLASTSPFRQQLLNKLAVPFITATPDCDETPLAGESPTALVLRLAESKAKSCPLTQTSLVIGSDQVCVIDDEIIGKPHTRERAIEQLTRQSGKSITFYTGLALYNSQTDTIHSKLDTFTVHFRQLTQQQIEDYVDKEQPFYCAGSFKSEGLGIALFERLEGKDPNTLVGLPLIDLIDMLAAEGFAVL encoded by the coding sequence ATGACAAATTACCAACTAGTTTTAGCGTCCACTTCACCATTTAGGCAGCAACTGCTCAATAAACTAGCAGTGCCGTTTATTACTGCTACCCCTGATTGCGACGAAACGCCTCTAGCAGGCGAATCACCGACGGCTCTGGTACTTCGTTTAGCTGAAAGCAAAGCAAAGTCTTGTCCGCTCACTCAAACAAGCTTAGTGATTGGTAGTGATCAAGTATGTGTGATTGATGACGAGATCATCGGTAAACCTCACACCCGAGAAAGGGCTATCGAGCAATTAACTCGTCAAAGCGGCAAAAGTATCACTTTTTATACTGGCTTAGCACTGTACAACTCTCAAACGGATACCATTCATTCCAAACTGGATACCTTTACGGTTCATTTTCGCCAATTAACTCAGCAACAAATCGAAGACTACGTCGACAAAGAGCAGCCATTCTATTGTGCCGGCAGCTTCAAAAGCGAAGGATTAGGAATTGCTTTGTTCGAGCGCTTGGAAGGTAAAGACCCAAATACGTTAGTTGGCCTGCCCCTGATTGATTTGATTGATATGTTGGCGGCAGAAGGTTTTGCTGTGCTCTGA
- the tmk gene encoding dTMP kinase produces the protein MKQAKFIVVEGLEGAGKSTAINAVLEVLKQAGIESIKHTREPGGTVLAEKLRELVKQEHEGEVLQDMTELLMMYASRVQLVENVIKPALNSGTWVVGDRHDMSSQAYQGGGRQIPRETMQALRETTLGSFKPDFTLYLDLDPRIGLERARGRGELDRIEKMDMSFFDRTRERYLEIANSDDSIVVINAAQEMHKVAADIETALKQWLERA, from the coding sequence ATGAAACAAGCAAAATTTATTGTTGTAGAAGGCCTAGAAGGCGCGGGTAAAAGTACGGCGATTAATGCCGTGCTTGAAGTACTTAAGCAAGCAGGTATCGAGTCAATCAAACACACTCGCGAGCCAGGTGGTACCGTTTTAGCAGAAAAATTGCGTGAATTGGTCAAGCAAGAACACGAAGGCGAAGTGTTGCAAGATATGACGGAATTGCTAATGATGTACGCTTCGCGCGTACAGTTAGTGGAGAACGTTATTAAGCCGGCACTAAATTCGGGTACTTGGGTGGTGGGTGATCGTCATGATATGTCTTCTCAAGCATACCAAGGTGGCGGTCGACAGATTCCTCGTGAAACGATGCAAGCGCTGCGTGAAACAACGCTAGGCAGCTTTAAACCAGATTTTACATTGTACCTTGACCTTGATCCTCGTATTGGCCTTGAACGCGCTCGTGGACGCGGTGAGTTAGACCGTATTGAAAAAATGGATATGAGCTTTTTTGATCGCACTCGCGAACGCTACCTTGAAATCGCGAACAGCGACGACAGCATTGTGGTGATTAATGCCGCTCAAGAGATGCATAAGGTAGCTGCGGACATTGAAACTGCGCTCAAACAATGGTTGGAACGCGCATAA
- the pabC gene encoding aminodeoxychorismate lyase — MFWLNGQPADSVSLTDRSFQYGDGAFTTMLSKNGQLVEWAYHRQRMQACLDALFIPQPDWSQVEAWLLQAVSDASLAGLKLHVSRGEGGRGYSATQVSAPNVTISDFAYPAHYPNWQQQGIELSVCQTRIGINPLLAGHKHNNRLEQILVKAELDRRQCLDGVVLNVSGDVIETSMANLFWRSGEILYTPNLDESGVAGVARRRVIEWAKQNQVGLHLGKWTLSDLLSADEVFITNSVLGAAPVTAIDSYSFSIGNLTRSIQEMLSP, encoded by the coding sequence TTGTTTTGGCTTAACGGACAACCTGCTGATTCGGTCTCACTAACGGACCGATCTTTTCAATATGGAGATGGTGCGTTTACCACTATGCTCTCCAAAAATGGGCAGCTTGTTGAATGGGCTTACCATCGACAACGTATGCAAGCTTGCCTAGATGCACTATTTATTCCCCAGCCCGATTGGTCGCAAGTTGAAGCTTGGTTGCTACAAGCGGTGAGTGATGCATCACTCGCAGGTTTAAAGCTGCATGTTAGCCGCGGTGAGGGTGGGCGAGGTTATAGCGCTACTCAAGTGAGCGCTCCTAATGTTACTATTAGCGACTTTGCTTACCCAGCCCACTACCCAAATTGGCAACAACAAGGGATAGAGTTGAGCGTATGTCAGACCCGTATCGGTATCAATCCACTGCTGGCAGGACATAAGCACAATAATCGCTTGGAGCAGATATTGGTTAAAGCAGAGCTCGATCGTCGCCAATGCCTAGATGGTGTGGTGCTCAATGTGTCTGGAGACGTCATTGAAACCAGTATGGCCAATCTATTTTGGCGCAGTGGTGAAATCTTGTATACACCGAACCTTGACGAGTCCGGTGTGGCGGGTGTTGCGCGCAGGCGAGTAATTGAATGGGCTAAACAAAATCAAGTAGGTCTGCATCTTGGTAAATGGACGTTGTCTGATTTATTGAGTGCAGATGAAGTATTTATTACCAACTCAGTGTTAGGCGCTGCCCCGGTAACAGCGATTGATAGTTATAGTTTCTCGATTGGAAATCTGACAAGAAGTATTCAGGAGATGTTGTCCCCGTGA
- the plsX gene encoding phosphate acyltransferase PlsX, with amino-acid sequence MQNITVALDAMGGDFGPRVTVPAAVQALSHFPELKVILTGDRTAITTQLSSLGYKPDTRLSIRHCDRAISNSEKPSLALRNGQDSSMGRAIDLVSVGQADACVSAGNTGALMALSRFRLKLLPGIERPALVSALPTISGQRTWMLDLGANVSSDADSLFQFAVMGSALAEQYLQRPARVAILNIGAEEIKGNDLVKRCAEMLSNTQSVNFIGYIEGNQLFNDYADVVVCDGFVGNVCLKASEGTAQLFIDKLKNAMMASSIKGWIARKLFSGLINELKTLNPDQYNGASLLGLRGIVIKSHGSADVEAVVNAIGEALHEVKRQVPNRISDRLEAVLLERHY; translated from the coding sequence TTGCAAAATATTACCGTTGCACTTGATGCAATGGGCGGGGACTTCGGTCCTCGCGTAACAGTGCCTGCCGCCGTGCAGGCACTGTCGCATTTCCCAGAGCTGAAAGTAATCTTAACAGGTGATCGAACTGCGATCACAACTCAATTATCCTCCCTTGGTTATAAGCCAGATACTCGGCTGAGTATCAGACACTGTGACCGAGCGATTTCCAACTCGGAAAAACCATCACTCGCACTGCGTAATGGCCAAGATAGTTCTATGGGTCGCGCGATCGATCTTGTTTCTGTTGGTCAAGCGGATGCTTGCGTAAGTGCAGGCAATACCGGCGCGTTAATGGCTTTGTCTCGCTTTCGTCTAAAATTATTGCCAGGTATTGAGCGTCCCGCTTTAGTTTCTGCATTACCGACAATTTCTGGTCAACGTACCTGGATGTTGGATTTAGGTGCTAATGTTTCTAGTGATGCTGATTCTTTGTTTCAATTTGCTGTGATGGGTAGCGCGCTTGCCGAACAATACTTACAACGTCCTGCTCGCGTAGCCATTCTCAACATCGGTGCCGAAGAAATTAAAGGTAATGACCTTGTCAAACGCTGTGCTGAGATGTTATCTAACACCCAGTCGGTAAATTTCATCGGTTATATCGAAGGCAACCAGTTATTTAATGACTATGCCGATGTGGTGGTTTGTGATGGTTTTGTCGGCAATGTCTGTCTCAAAGCGAGTGAGGGCACAGCCCAGCTTTTTATAGATAAGTTGAAAAATGCAATGATGGCCTCATCTATAAAGGGTTGGATTGCAAGAAAACTGTTTTCTGGGTTGATAAATGAACTAAAAACACTGAACCCCGACCAGTATAACGGTGCAAGTTTGCTAGGATTGCGCGGCATTGTAATAAAAAGCCACGGAAGTGCAGATGTAGAGGCGGTCGTCAATGCCATCGGCGAGGCCCTACACGAGGTCAAACGACAAGTACCAAATCGTATTAGTGATCGTTTGGAAGCGGTTTTACTCGAGAGGCATTATTAG
- the mltG gene encoding endolytic transglycosylase MltG, giving the protein MIKKITLLFVLVAAMAAGAFFYVTKQVEQFVQQPLQLTQDQIFTVKPGTSFQGVLAQLSAQNLIETSDVVKVIRHFHPELTQLRAGTYLITPDMNLTQALELFKTGKEHQFSITFVEGSRFSEWRTILENAPYLEHKISGMSEAEIAKALGIKQQKLEGLFLAETFNYTYGTSDLDILKRSADELQSVLDEAWQNRQQKLPLKTPYEALILASIIEKETAVESERERVASVFVNRLNKRMRLQTDPTVIYGMGENYDGNIRKKDLRTPTPYNTYVIFGLPPTPIAMAGEASIKAALNPEDSHYYYFVASGKGGHVFSKNLADHNRAVRAYLRHLRSNK; this is encoded by the coding sequence GTGATTAAAAAAATCACTCTATTGTTTGTTTTAGTTGCCGCTATGGCAGCTGGAGCCTTTTTCTATGTGACTAAGCAAGTTGAGCAATTTGTTCAACAACCTTTGCAGTTAACTCAAGATCAAATCTTTACTGTCAAACCTGGTACCAGTTTTCAAGGCGTATTGGCACAGCTGAGCGCTCAAAACTTGATTGAAACTAGTGACGTGGTAAAAGTGATTCGTCATTTCCATCCGGAATTAACTCAGTTACGAGCGGGAACGTATCTCATCACGCCGGATATGAACCTTACTCAAGCGCTTGAGCTATTCAAAACCGGCAAGGAACATCAATTTTCTATTACCTTTGTCGAAGGTTCTCGTTTTAGCGAGTGGCGCACCATTTTAGAAAATGCTCCATATCTTGAGCATAAAATAAGTGGAATGAGTGAAGCTGAAATTGCCAAGGCTCTGGGTATTAAACAACAGAAGTTAGAAGGTCTATTCCTAGCTGAGACGTTTAACTATACCTATGGCACGTCGGATCTCGATATTTTGAAGCGTTCAGCCGATGAACTTCAGTCGGTGTTAGATGAAGCGTGGCAAAATCGCCAACAAAAATTGCCTTTGAAAACACCTTACGAGGCGTTGATTTTGGCCTCGATTATCGAAAAAGAGACAGCTGTAGAGTCCGAGCGTGAGCGTGTAGCCTCTGTTTTCGTTAACCGTTTAAATAAGCGCATGCGTCTGCAGACTGACCCAACGGTTATCTACGGTATGGGTGAAAATTATGACGGTAACATTCGCAAAAAAGATCTACGTACGCCAACGCCATACAATACTTATGTGATTTTCGGTTTACCGCCTACACCTATAGCGATGGCAGGTGAAGCATCCATAAAAGCGGCGCTGAATCCTGAAGACAGCCATTACTACTACTTTGTCGCGAGTGGCAAAGGTGGACATGTATTTTCCAAGAACTTAGCCGACCATAACCGAGCAGTTCGAGCTTACTTACGACATTTGAGAAGTAACAAATAA
- the rpmF gene encoding 50S ribosomal protein L32: MAVQQNRKTRSKRGMRRSHDALTTAALSVDATSGETHLRHNVTAEGFYRGKKVINK, from the coding sequence ATGGCCGTACAACAAAACCGTAAAACACGTTCTAAGCGTGGTATGCGTCGTTCACACGATGCGCTAACTACAGCTGCACTATCAGTTGACGCAACTTCAGGTGAAACTCACCTACGTCACAACGTGACTGCTGAAGGTTTCTACCGCGGCAAGAAGGTTATCAACAAGTAA
- the fabG gene encoding 3-oxoacyl-ACP reductase FabG: MNLEGKIALVTGASRGIGRAIAELLVERGATVIGTATSESGAAAISEYLGENGKGLALNVTDVESIEATLKTINDEYGVIDILVNNAGITRDNLLMRMKDDEWNDIIDTNLTPIFRMSKAVLRGMMKKRQGRIINVGSVVGTMGNAGQTNYAAAKAGVIGFTKSMAREVASRGVTVNTVAPGFIETDMTKALNDDQRAATLANVPAGRLGDPREIASAVAFLASPEAAYITGETLHVNGGMYMV, from the coding sequence ATGAATCTAGAAGGCAAGATTGCTCTAGTGACTGGCGCTAGCCGTGGTATTGGTCGTGCAATCGCTGAGCTTTTGGTTGAGCGCGGTGCGACAGTAATCGGTACAGCAACCTCTGAAAGCGGTGCTGCAGCGATCAGTGAATACCTAGGCGAGAATGGTAAAGGTCTTGCACTAAACGTGACTGATGTTGAGTCTATCGAAGCAACGCTAAAAACCATCAACGATGAGTACGGCGTGATCGATATTCTAGTAAACAACGCAGGTATCACACGCGATAACCTACTAATGCGTATGAAAGACGATGAGTGGAATGACATCATCGATACTAACCTAACGCCAATCTTCCGTATGTCTAAAGCTGTGCTACGTGGCATGATGAAAAAGCGTCAAGGCCGCATCATTAACGTAGGTTCAGTGGTTGGAACTATGGGTAACGCTGGTCAAACTAACTACGCAGCAGCAAAAGCGGGCGTTATTGGTTTTACTAAATCTATGGCACGTGAAGTGGCTTCACGTGGCGTAACAGTTAACACTGTAGCCCCTGGTTTCATTGAAACTGACATGACTAAAGCACTAAATGATGACCAACGCGCAGCAACGCTTGCTAACGTTCCAGCGGGTCGTTTAGGTGACCCTCGTGAGATCGCATCGGCTGTTGCATTTTTGGCATCACCAGAAGCGGCGTACATCACAGGTGAAACTTTGCATGTTAACGGCGGCATGTATATGGTTTAA